ctctggTGCAGCGAGGAAAAGTAGGAAAACAGAGAGATTGTTTCTAGGAAGACAGACGTGCCACATTCTTGCTGTCAGActtttctccccctcttttttcttGCCTTTGCTGTTTGGGGCCAGGTTTTTTAAAAGAAGGGCAGGAGAGAGGGGCGAACAGTGGGAGGAGGGCAGGAGAGAGGATGTTCAGGAGACCAGAGCAATATATAGCACTAAGCATTTTATTCCCCTCTTGTCTCTGTTTGGATTATAAATATTCTCCTCATCTCTCTATCCAGTGTTAAAGATAGTCTACCTCCCAGAGTGACCATGAGAGTCCTCCTACTCATCTGCATGCCAGGTAACTGCACCAACAGTCTACTGCAGCCGATGAAAACTTGGTTTCAAATctcaaatttaaatatttattactAAATGTGCAACCATCAAATAGCTTCTTGTTTTTGGATATTACTTTTATTCACTCTCTTaacaagagttagatgagaagattgataccactttcttttttgttcaataaaaattgaagctacagccagcagccaattggcttagcataaaaaaaacatggggggggggggaaagctAGCAGTTCAGTACAGTTAGAGGTTTGTGCTACAGCCTCACATGATCTTGGATCAGTAGCACATGGTGGCTAATGCTATCAAACTTAAGAGATATCTTGTTGTGTAAAGGACATTACTAAGTCACTTTACTGACATGATGGCCTCTTCTACACATGTGCTAATGTTACACTAGCATTTTTCTCCTATTCCTGTACCAGGCCAACAGCAAAATTTACACTAAAGTTGATTTTAAGCAAACTACTGtgggtaaaacaaaacaacagtttttgaTTGTCTTGATAATAAAAACctatatttaaaaagtattttaacacaCCATGGTTCAATTCAGTACACAGGTCTGGTGACTTTGTGTAACTTTTGGTAACTGTGACTGCAGGTGTAAGTAAGACTGTAGCAGCAAAAACTGCGTGTATTGAATTGAGTATGGGTGCGTTTTATTTCTTATGAACTCAACATTAGTGGCAAAAAACCTTTGAGAAAAAGTACAATGTACAAAACTTCAAAAGGGAAAATAGAATTTAGAAAACACCTCAAAAAATTActagtttaataataataacaaagcaTTAAAGATACTCAGTGTTCAGAGTACTTGTATTTACTGACTTTCCGTCCCCTGTTTTTCACTCATTACACCATCTTTGTGATTACTTTGTATTCTGAAATGTCAACAGTTCTGCTGCTCGCCCAGGCTCAGTACCAGGATCCGTATCCTTTTTTGGGTGAGTTCATTAAGAGAATATTGGCCTTGATTGTTCTAGCTCAGCATCTGTTTACATCAGAGCTCTGCACATATGTTACCCATTTGTTGTTGTCCTATGATGTGTCACCTAGCCTCGAGGAGTTCCCTCCTCCATACTTTGTTATTTACCACCTGCATAGCAACTGTTGTCACGGTATTAATAGCACTTTGACCAGTCTGCGTGTTAttaattttaaacatgttgcataTGAAGTCATGCAGTACACCCTtgtaaactgcatgtgttgttttggcaTGCAGGTGGTTTATTTTATATGGTGCATTgctttttgtttggtttgtatttGGTTTCACAATGTTGATCTAATGAGACAATTTTCTCTCTGCCATTTTGTGGCTTAACAGATGACTATGGGCCAGACTACTTTCAAGGTAAAGCATTCAGGTTCATAGAAAATGTCCTTGATGTTACTGTCATTGTTTAACATGAGTGTATTTTATAAAAGCGATTCCTCTTTCTTGTCCAGTGCCTGTAAATCCTGACTCTCATACTGATACCTACCAGCAGCAGGTTCGACTCGAGCCAGCGGTCCGTTCAGAAGAATCAGGTATATTTGCTGAATTTTCTCCCTCATTGAGTCATGCTATTAAGtagcttgtgttttgtctagaACTCATGTCAAAATCTGTTTTCCATTTGAATATCAGAGTCTGATTTGGTGACAGAGCCGACAGAGCCTGGCCCTCTTGGTAAGAAAACCGTTAGAGAAGGGAGGACAGATTATCACTTGTTTAGTTTGAGTGGAGAAAtaatttttgctgtttttgattTCTCGGCAGATTGCCGAGAGGAGCAGTATCCCTGCACCAGACTCTACTCTGTTCACAAGCCATGCAAGCAGTGCCTGAACAGCCTCTGCTTCTACAGGTAGACACTGAAATGACTTTTGAACAAGCAGTTCACCCCACAATGAAAACAAGCCATTTCTCTTTGTCCTTTAATTAGTAAAAGTTTTCTGAACTTTGTAACTGTGAGTTTGTACAACAAATGACTCAGCATTTCCCTAAACAATTGaaactactacttctactacccTAATTCCATAAAGAAAAAATTGTTtatcaatttccaaaacaaaagCCTGTATTTAACCAATTTATTGATATTCTTCCAAGACAATGCATGACTTTTGGTCTATTCTGGTGAGGTAAATACAGAAGTAAAAATATAGGACTTTGGGAGCTACAATAAATTTATTTGATGTGTATTAATACTCATTTCTTCTGAGTGTTTTTAGCAGGACGGTGAATGTGagcttgtttaaaaataaactacagtgtccATGTTTATAGTAATGAAGGAAACATCTCAGCCAGTGCAGTCATTAATATTTCCAGACTTATTCTTTGAGTTTTGACTGATGTGAAAATTACTCTTTCATAATCTCTACATATGTTTCCATTAAGTTTGCGACGGGTGTACATCATCAACAAGGAGGTGTGCGTGAGGACCGTGTGTGCACATGATGAGCTGCTCAGAGGTGCGTTCACTGTACTCTGCAGTCGtggttttttgtttgtatattgAGACTCATTTTACccgtctctgtgtgtttagcgGACCTGTGCCGCGATCAGTTCTCTCGCTGCGGCGTTGCGGCGCATAGCGGCCAGTGTGCATCACTAGGACCAAGCTGTGGGAAGAGCTGTGGTGGCTGCTGATTGACTCCAGAGATCACCTGCCCAGATACTGCCACTTTTTCTACCACTCACCCACATCCTCTTACTGCATCCTCCTTCTTCATCCCAGTTTCTCCTCACTTTGCCTTTTGACTCTTCCTGTACAACTTATTACTCGTgcgaaaaacatgttttgtgtaaGTTTATcttacacaaaaaatatatttgtgtgtttatctttgTCACATGTATGTTTGCCCAGTAGATCCTGTGTGTATGGACGAATATCCTCCAAAGAACATTGATGATTGtataaagtttagttttttgcatATTGTACCATCTTAATCtcatgctttgtgttttttttatatgttactGTACTTGTGTTGAAAAGCAGTCATTCTCATGATAATCATCTCATCAATGGTGGCCACTGTGCACTGACATCCGACAAAACTTATCAATATTGTGCCATGATAGATCATGAGAtgtgtgaagaaacaggtggtGAGGGACCTCAGTTCATGTACTACTGCCACCTGGATCTGTGCTTAGCAACCAACCAGCACgcttatataaatatattccaGTGGCAATAAGTGTTTCAAAAAGGCATCTCACAAACGGTCTCTACTACTGCTTTGTAAAACTGTCACtataaagactgaaaaaaataaaactttttttactaCAGCTGTTGTAATGCAATGTGTGATTGAGTTGAACGTAAGTCATCACTGTACCATAATAGGTAAAGGTATTTCTGAAAGACATGCAATATGGTAAACAGAGTGAGTTTATGCTCCTACAGACATGTGGCTGCCATGTGTATTGTCCATACAAGTCATATTGCTATTATTAATCATCAGTCTGTCAGTGTTTATACAGTAAGTACAAAGTATTCACCTAGTAAAACTAGTATTCACtaataaaacacataatgtaAGTATAGCATCATACTGCAGTGCCTTATGGTCCTTTTTCAGTTATAAAACTGGTTATATAACACGTTGTCAACAAAATCAGTTTCTAAAAGAAATTAGAGTGCAGCTCATTATGCTCTTCATTTTGCTCAATTCATTTGTTTCCTGGCACTTGCACACAGTGAAGACCTTCCTTTCATTCTCTTCACGTCCTCGACTGATAATATTAATGTCGAGGAATCTGGGCCAAACTGCACAACTGGCAGATTTTTAGTCCTGCACTACATCCAGATTCTGTCTGGACGAACATCCTTGCGGTTATTTGGAGTTTCTTCTTGCATAAGAGCAGAAAGTTTGGGAAGATGTTGAGCAAGGATCAAGTACAGATGGTTGCCAGCACTCAGCAGGCTGATGACGTTTTCAGCACAGCTGCTGCATCACGTTGCTCCGTTCCTTCATCTGTCATTGGCTGAGTGTGTGCTGCAAGTCGTTATGTGTTATTCACTATATAAAATATCaatgaaacaaagtgtttttcacTTCGGTGTCACATagtaaaataaatcatgtttttaccAGTAGAGTTAGAGTATGAATACATTTAGGAATGTGTCTTTGAGTAAATAGTGTTTTAACACATTCATGATGAGTGGACTTTCCCTGGATTAGACATGGAATGCTGGTGCTTTTGGTATTAAGCTTTATCTCACTTTCCTGCCGACAATAAGGAGGATTGAAGAGAAGGTTGCCGCCGTTTTATCTCTTGTTGCAGCTGCTCCTTCAAGGTGGACACCTGCATTGATACAGTGGGTGACAACACTCCATTTAATTACACCCCAAACCAGCCCATTCGTTGTGGCAGGGAATTAaagtgtaaaacattttaacttgaGAAAGACTTGTGTTAAAGCTTCAATGCAACATGAGGTGTGTACCTGCTCCTCCAGGCCTTTGACTCTGTGTCGGTGAGCTCGTTCTCTGGTGCCCAGTGTTCGCTCTACGTCCCTAAAGCTGGTCCTCAGTCTGTCCGCCTCCCGCTGGGCCTCGTCACGCTCCCTCACCAAACTCTCACACAGACTGTGTGACTGCTCCGTCTCAGCCAGCTGAGTctactcaaaacacacacacacacacacacacacacacacacagacagacagacagagaaggataACTTTAGTTCAAAATCAGAACCCTTTTTCATGACAGATAGTAATGAATAAAGATGCAGCAATAATTTAGAGGGCAATTACACAAATATCCTTTGAAGTTCGATAAATATTACTATAAAGCTTTTTCTTTGCCAAATCACATTGGTCCCAAGCAAATGCTTGATGGCTTGTGAATTTCTGCTTTAGCTGATTAACACGGCAGCTTGGGAAAAGTTTTTCAATTAACAGTGAAATAAACAACTTTAATTCAGAGTTCTTAGGAACCCACTGtagctttatttatttgcttgtttATAGAAAGTATGTGgtacataaaaagacatttgtttaGCATTATAAGATGGAAAAAAAGCCTCCCCAGAAATATCTAAGGGCTTTGGTTGAATCTTTGGTTTTTGAGTGAAGCACTAAAAAGAATGAGTGCTGCAGAGatgaaaaataactaaaaacaactCTTGAATGCTTATTTTTCATGTGTAACAAGAAGATGTATCCGCAGCTGAAGgcaccatttttgtttttttttacaatgttacaAAGACCTCACTTGACAATTACGGGACCTTTGGAAAATTTAAGGTGTAATGTAATgaatatttagaaaatattgGCTGAAAAAACTGTTTATGGTCTCTCACTCACAGTGAGTTATTAGTTCACTGAATCTTACGAATTCTACATTAAGGCACATGCTAGCCTTTTCCTGTAAAATTCATTGAAGATGTTTTCTCATGAAACTATTAAAACCCCCCTTAATCCAGTCAGTGAAGACACAGCATTTCACACAATGTAAACAGCTTTTTAACTGGTGGTAAGTGGTTTAATAAGTGATGGGAAAATAATTTATACTCCATGAAAAACATATCAAGCTCAAACTATGGAATTCATTTGCCAAGTCAAAGACAGACGTTAAACAATTGTCTCACTGCAAAAGGTGTGAGTGGCCAATTAAAACGTTTGTTTGGCTTTGTCCTTCAggaaaacatgatggactgCAGCTGGCTCAGTAACACTCAGAGGTGTGAAGCAGCTAAGAAAACAAATTCAGTGTCGCCAGTATTCACTCCGCTAACAGCAATTTGGTATAACTTCTAAGAGgtttttgcatttataatgCATGGTATGGTATAATAAAGGCAGGTAGGATTTCTGACAGATCTGTCAGTGTTGGTTTGCTCCCTACCTGCAGCATCAGTATTTGTTGCTGTGCTTCCTGCAGCTCCTGTTCAGTGGTGTTCAGAGAGCGATCCAAGCGGCTTTTCTCTGCAGACAGCCGCATGCTGCCTTCTTCAGTCTTGAGCTTCTGACGTTCAACCTGATGAAATAGACATGTAACCATGTGAGagcaattacaaaaaaattcaCTTCCCCACAGAGTAGCATGGCCGCACACTCATGTTTTCAAAGAAGCAGATGAAAGTTATTATTTTGATAGAGAAATTGGACCTTTACATATGGTATGAAAACTAGTGGTGAGCTCAGATGAGGACCAAGAGAGTAATTCTTGTCTTgtgtagaaaaaacaaaatgtcctgTATCCATCATTTGACAGAAGAATGAGGGCTCTAAGTGACCCAAATCAGACAAAAATTATTCATAGATCAAATATGTGTTTCATTTTCTGACCATCTATGACTCTAGTCAGGCAGCTGGATTCTTATGATATTGTGAAAGCCCGCGAGAATCACGGgatcacatatcacacaaaaGTCCATGTTGTCAGGCTTTAAGTAAGTGGCTTGTGTTCCAAAAGCAGTGCACCAAACCAATCACCGTCCAATGGGGACCTACTGGCAGCTACGggcgtggtttaggtgtgtATGATGGCTTTCCCCCCATGGCTGttctttcaaaacaacaatggcagacGTGATAGACAGATGATTAATCCAATCACTTGCTACTCAGATGGTTCTAGGTTATCAAACCATCTGGCACGTCAGGTTATGACTATGGTACTCTATGACCTGAGGTGTATCATAAGGCATTGCTCACTGTGACCTAATAGGGTCACAAAGATATTTTGTGCCTACCCAACATTTGTCCATAAAGCACAtgaacatagattttttttttattcagagaATGATTGAATGAACCAAGGATGAATGAAACAATTGAATGAAATAAGATGTGCACAAGCTACAGTGCTGACCTTATCCAGTGTATTCCTCAGTGCATCCTTGTCTTTCTCTAGCCTCACAGCCTGTCTCTCAGCATCTTTTTTCTCCGTCTCAAGCATGGCGACCGCTCGCTGCAGTCCACGCAGTCGCTCCTCTACAGCGGCCCGCTCTGCTTGAGCTGATTGGGCGCTGCGCTGAGCCTCAGCGACACTGGCCGAGCGCTGACGCAGAGCCTGACGGAGAGAAGACAGATATCACATACAGAAACTTGACTCTAGAGAAGATAGAATGGCAACAGGCGAAGAACTTATAACGGCAGATGTTTTTAGACGACACAGAATATTTATCCCCCTCACCTCTTGAGTGTTGTTGAGGTCGGCCTCAACTTCCTCTCGTTTCAGCTCGCTCTGGTTCAGCTCGCTCTGCAAGCTTTGCACACGCTCAGTGAGGGCGACCATATTCCTTTTTGCCTCTACTAATGACGCCCGGGCTTCATCCATTCGTTCCTTATTGGAACAAAATAGTCAACACATCAGTATCCGCTTTTCATCTGCATTGTCCAAGGTATTTTTCCCCCTTCTATCTACCTCACCTGTAGAAGCCTTTTGTCCTGTTCCGTCACGCTGAGCATCTTCTGCAGAGCGGTCAGACGACTCTGTGTGCAGCTGTGAGAAGCCGCTGCCTCCTGAAGGCTCTTTTTGAGGGAAGAGGTCTTCTCTTGGAGTAGAGACTCGCCTTCCTGAGCTTTGAGCAGAGCTTGGCTCAGCCTCTCTACCTCTTTCCGGAGCAGAGACGCACAGACTTCTCTTTCTGCCACCTGCATTTTTTAGAAATCAAATTGATGTCTAATTAAGTCAGCAAACCAACAAAGAGAATAGAATTCATTAAACTAACATGGtgaacattatacctgctaaacatcagcatgtaagCATTGGAACTGTGAACATGCTAGCATGTTGACCGTAgagcctcacagagccgcttGCGTGGCAGACAAGAGTAAGAGTCTACAGCCCgacaaacttttaaaaaaatgttttttttatgaggaAAATTACTGACccataaaatacagtatttctacAAGGCCAGGTAAATTCTGAGGAACATTAAATATATCATAAATTtactttcctttaaaaaaaactgtgcattTTAAGCCAGAAAAATCAGTTTAAGCACATAAAAGGACTCTGTATCCGCCTGCTGTACCTGTTTCAGTAGAGA
The Etheostoma cragini isolate CJK2018 chromosome 4, CSU_Ecrag_1.0, whole genome shotgun sequence genome window above contains:
- the mfap2 gene encoding microfibrillar-associated protein 2, yielding MRVLLLICMPVLLLAQAQYQDPYPFLDDYGPDYFQVPVNPDSHTDTYQQQVRLEPAVRSEESESDLVTEPTEPGPLDCREEQYPCTRLYSVHKPCKQCLNSLCFYSLRRVYIINKEVCVRTVCAHDELLRADLCRDQFSRCGVAAHSGQCASLGPSCGKSCGGC